GGTCTTGCCAGTTGTGGCTGCGAAGGAGCGGCCGTCCGGCTCTCCGGGGCGCCCTGGCTGCTGATTGAGATGTGCGCTTCGGTCGCTATTTACGGAGATGACAGCGGGGTGTTCCTCGGGCCGACGGCAGGGCTGTGCGGACCGGGGAGGAGCAAGTGAGCGACAGGAAGACCGAGGTCTGGGTCGGTATCGACGCGGGCAAGGGACATCACTGGGGGGCGGCGGTCGATGAGACCGGCGCGACGCTGTGGTCGAAGAAGATCGAGAACGACGAGGCGGCGATCCTGGCCGCGCTTGGCGAGCTCCTGGACCTGGCGGAGGAAGTCCACTGGGCGGTGGACATCTCCGGCACGTCCTCGGCGCTGCTGCTGGCCCTGCTCGCAGGTCACGGCCAACGGGCGGTCTACGTGCCCGGACGCACGGTCAACCGCATGGCTGGCGCCTACCGGGGCGAGGCGAAGACCGACGCCCGCGATGCCTACGTGATCGCGGAGACATCCCGCCACCGCCGGGACTTCGCGATGATCGACGTGCCCGCCCAACTTGCCGCCGATCTGGCACTGTTGACGGCTCGCCGATCCGACTTGATGGCTGACCGGGTACGGATGATCAACCGGCTGCGCGATGTCCTGACTGGTGTCTTCCCCGCGCTGGAGCGGGCCTTCGACTACAGCAGCCACAAGGGCGCGCTGGTCCTGCTGACCGGCTACCAGCTGCCGGCGGCGATCCGCCGCCGAGGCCGGGCGAGGCTCACGGCGTGGCTGGCCAACCGCGGTGTCCGGGGCGCCGACGCAGTGGCCGCGACCGCCTTGGAGGCAGCTCAGGCCCAGCAGACTGCGCTGCCCGGCGAGGACGTCGCGGCCCAGATCGTGGCCGACCTGGCCGAACAGATCCTCACTCTGGACGACCGCCTGAAGCGGATCGACAAGCAGATCAGGGAGACGTTCCGCAGCCATCCTCAGGCGGAGATCATCGAGTCCATGCCCGGCATGGGCCCGATACTCGGGGCCGAGTTCGTCGTCGCCGCCGGCGACCTCGCGGCCTACGCCGACGCCGGACACCTGGCCTCGGCGGCCGGGCTGGTGCCCGTCCCCCGTGACTCGGGCCGACGCACCGGCAACCTGCACCGACCCAAACGCTACAGCCGCCGCCTGCGTCGGGTGTTCTACATGTCCGCACAGACCAGCATCATCCGCGAAGGACCCAACCGGGACTTCTATCTCAAGAAGCGCGGTGAGGGCTGCAAGCACGTCCAGGCAGTCATCGCCCTGGCCCGCCGCCGCGCGAGCGTGCTCTGGGCACTGCTGCGTGACAGACGGACGTTCACCTCCGCCCCACCGGTCACGCAGGCGGCTTGACTTCGTCATTGAGACTCCTTTGTCGCGAAGGGCATCGACCGACCGGGTCACCGCAGGGTGAACCGGTCCGGATGAGCCGCCTTCCAGTCGCCCGCCCACGAGTCCGGAACCGATCCGGACGACAGGAGCTGCCCGGGAGCGAGCGGCTCGTACAGGTCGTCGTGGGCCCGTACGTCGTCGGGGCCGACCCGGCGCAGGAGCAGCCCGGGCGCCAGACCGCCTGGGTCGTCGGCGCCCATGGCGGCCATGATCTGCAGAGCGCTCTTGACGGTCGCTGCCTGGAAGCGCTGGACGCGCTGTGCCTTGTCCTCGACGTCCAGGGCCCGGGCGCGCCGGCGGTCCTGCGTGGCGACTCCTACGGGGCACGTGTTGGTGTGGCAGCGCTGGGCCTGGATGCACCCGAGGGCGAACATCATGGCCCTGGCGGAGTTGGTGTAGTCCGCGCCCTGGATCAGCCTCTTGACGATGTCGCCGCCGGTGGCGACCTTGCCGGAGGCGCCGATCCGGATCCGGTCGCGCAGCCCCGCGCCGACGAGGGCGCGGTGCACCGTCGTCAGGCCCTCGGTGAGGGGGAGTCCGACGGTGTCGGCGAACTCCAGCGGCGCGGCCCCGGTGCCGCCCTCGGCCCCGTCGACGACGATGAAGTCGGGGGTGACGTCCTCCTCCAGCATCGCCTTGCAGACGGCGAGGAACTCGCGGCGCGAACCGACGCACAGCTTGAACCCGACCGGCTTGCCCCCGGCGAGTGCGCGCATCCGGTCGAGGAAGCGCACGAGCTCCCTGGGAGTTCGGTAGACGCGGTGGTACGGCGGCGACATCACGGTGCGGCCCTGCGGGACGCCGCGGACCGCGGCGATCTCCCGGCCGACCTTGGTGCCGGGCAGGACGCCGCCGATGCCGGGCTTGGCTCCCTGGCTGATCTTCAACAGGACGCAGGCGACCTGGTCCAGAGCGGCCTTCTCGGCGAACCGGCGCCGGTCGAAGTCGCCGTCCTCGGTGCGGCAGCCGAAGTACCCCGTGCCGATCTCCCAGACGAGGTCGCCGCCCGGAGCGAGATGGTGCTCCGATATCCCTCCTTCGCCGGTGTCGTGGGCGAAGCCGCCGCGCCGGGCGCCCTCGTTCAGGGCGCGGACCGCCCGGTCGGAGAGGGAGCCGAAACTCATCGCCGACACGTTGAGCAGGGCCATGTCGTAGGGCTTGCTGCACCCGGGCCCGCCGATCCGGACCCGCGGCGGTTCGGTCGGGACCGGGCGCGGAGCCATGGACGGGACGAGGAACTCGGTGCCCGGACGGTCCAGTTGCAGCTCCGTCCCGAAGGGGTCCTCGGCGTCGGTCCCCTTGGCCCGTTCGTAGACGATGGAGCGCGTGTCACGGTCGAAGGGCGCGCCGTCGACGTTCCGCTCGACGAAGTACTGCTGCACCTCGGGACGGAGCGCCTCCATCGCGAACCGCAGGTGCCCAAGGAGCGGGTAGTTGCGCAGGATCGAGTGGCGCCGCTGGAGCAGGTCGCGCAATGCCACCGCGGCGAGCAGGAGGGCGGGGCCGGCCGCGCACCACCACCAAGGGGACACCAGGACGGCCAGGAGGCCGGTGCCGAGGGCGGCGACGGCCGGGATGCCCGCGAAAAGAACGTTCACCATGCACGGTCGTCTGTCCCGGATCGGCCGGGTCAAGCGCGTCACGGGCCGGAGCGTCGCGCGCCGCGAGCGCCTCGCACGAGGGACTGCCGAGACCTACGGGCGGGCTGACCTGCGGCGGCCTGCCGAGACCCGCCCAGGAATCCGAATGCGGCGCGCCGGATGGGGGTTTGCCCCGGGCGAGCCCCGGCTAGACGACCCATATGAGTGCTTCGGAGAAGAGCGACCGGGACCCGTCCCGCCGGAGCGGCGCGGACCACGTCCGTCCGGCGGAAGAGATGGACGCCCACGCGGTCGAGAGGCCACGGCCGGCAGCCACGGGAGCTCTGCGGGCCCTGCCGGCCCCGTTCGCCGAGAAGGCCCGTACGGCCGCGTACGTGGCGCGCGGCACCGGGGGCACGCTGTGGGCCGCCGTGCGCTCGCACAAGGCGGCGACGGGTGGCGCCGTCGTGGGCGCGACGGCCGCGATCACCGGTGCGTACGCGCTGGGACGACGAGCGAGGCGGCGCAGCGGGCCGCTGGCCCGGCTCCTCGGATCCCGCTTCTGAGGCGCGAGGAGCGACCCGCGACCCGCCCTGCCCAGGGCCGCTTACCCCCGGCCCGTTCCCGCCCCCCTTCGGTACCCGTCATCTCTTGGAGGTTGGTACGCATGGTTCCCCTGCTGCTTGTACTCCTTCTCATCCTGCTGCTCTTCGGATTCGGCTTTGCGGTCAAGGTGCTCTGGTGGATCGCGGTGATCCTGCTCGTGCTGTGGCTGATCGGTTTCGTGGCCCGGCCGAAGGGGCGCACGGGCCGCTGGTACCGCTGGTACCGCTGGTAGGCGGTTCCGACCACGGCTGGTAGTCGGTTCCGACCACCGCCCGGACGAGCCCGGCACGCTCCGGAAGGAGCTGCCGGGCTCGTGCACGTGCTCAGGCGGTCGCACCAAGTCGTCCTCTGGGGGCTCGGCCGCGGGCCCGCACCCGACCGCTCCGCCGAGCCGTGCACGGCCTTCTCGTCGATCAGCGGACGACCGCCGCCATCGCGTGCAGCCGCAGCGCGAGCTAGATCAGGAGGCGCGGGCCAGGCGCGCACGGAACCGGGCCAGGGCCTGTACGGATCCCGCGCACAGGGAGTTGCTGCAGATGCGCGCGCGGATACGTACCAGCAGGTGAGGTGCGGGAGGATCGGGTGCCGCCGTAAGGAGTCGCCCCGGATGCCGCGTCGCGAAGGTCTCGTGGCGTGTGTCGTCACCGACAGGCCGACGAGACCCTCGCTCATACGCCCGGGGCCTTCGGGCCTCCTCGTCTAGGGGCAGCCGGGGCCTGTGCCGGGGTTGGTGCACTCGTCGACACCCGTACCACCGTCGTTGGTGTTGACGCCCGGGCCGCCGTCGAGCGTGTCCCGGCCGTTGCCTCCGAACAGGGCGTCGTCACCGCCGCCCCCGGCAAGTGCGTCGTTGCCGGGACCGCCGTGCAGGGTGTCGTTGCCGTCCTCGCCGACGATCCGGTCGTTCCCACTGCCGCCGGTGAGCGTGTCCCCATCGGCACCGCCGCAGATGACGTCGTCACCACCCTGGCCGTCGACCGTGTCGGACCCGCCGTGGCCCACGATGACGTCGCGCTGCGGCGTGCCGGAGATCTGGTCGTTGCCGGGGGTCCCCACGATCGTGGGCGACTGACCGAGACAACCCGGCACGACGGTGGTGGTCTGTGCAGCGGTGTCGTTGGCCTGGTTCGCGTCGGAAACCGCGCCGGCCACCGACGCGGTGTCGCTGTAGAGGCCCTCGGCGGTGGCCGTGGCGGTGATGGTTCTGACCGCGCTGCCCCCGGAGGCGAGCGTTCCGATGTCGCATGTGACCACTTGCGGCGCGGATCCCGTCACGGTGCATCCACCGGACGCGGACGCGAAGGCGAGCCCGGCAGGCAGCGTGTCCTTCAGCACGACTCCCTCGGCGGTCTGCGGGCCGTTGTTCGCAGCGGTGAGGGTGTAGGTCACGCTCCCGCCCGCCGGCACAGGGTCCGAGCCGCTGTCGGACTTCGTCACGCCCAGGTCGGCCTCGGTCACGTCCAACCGCCCGATCTTGGGGGTCTGTAGTTCGGTGAACCAGATGTCACCGTCCGGTCCGGTGACGACGCTTTCGGGGTCGCTGAACGGGGTGGGCAGCGGGAACTCCGCGAAGACGCCGGCCGTGGTGATCCGCCCGATCTTGCTGCCGCCGAGCTCCGCGAACCACAGGCTGCCGTCCGGCCCGGAGGCGATCCCCTGCGGGAAGCTGTCCGGCGTGGGAACGGGGTACTCGGTGATGACGCCGGCCTGGGTGACGCGGCCGATCGTGTTGCCACCATAGGTGGTGAACCACACGTTGCCGTCCGGCCCGCCGGTGATACGAACGGGGCCGCCCTCCTCGTTCGGACGGGGGTACTCGGTGATGACACCGGCCGGGGTGATCCGGCCGATCTTGTCGTCCGATGTGGTGAACCACAGATTGCCGTCCGCCCCGGCGGTGATGTCGATCGGCTGACTTCCCGCGGTGGGAAGCGGATACTCGGTGACGGCTCCGGCCGTGGTGATCCGCCCGATCCTGTTGCCGTTGAGCTCGGTGAACCACAGATTGCCGTCCGGCCCGGCGGTGATGCCGAACGGTTCGCTGACTTCGTCCGGCAGCGGATACTCGGTGACGGCTCCGGCCGTGGTGATCCGCCCGATCCTGCCGAAGCCCTGCTCGGTGAACCACATATTGCCGTCCGGCCCAGCGGTGATGTCGTACGGGCCGCTGGCGGTGTAGTCGGCGAGGAGCTCGCCGGCCGGGGTCATCCGTCCGATCCTGTCGACAGCGGGCTCGGCGAACCAGAAGTTGCCGTCCGGCCCGGTGGTGATGTTGTACGGAGCAGCGGCCGGATCGGGCAGGGGGTACTCGACGATCCCGACCGCGGCCTGCGCCGGCGACCCCACCAGTGGCAGGCACATCAGCGCCCCGACGAGGAAGCCACTCATGCGGCGTCTGAAGCGGGAGCCCGAGAGGAAGGATCTGCCAGCCGGCGGCCCAGTCGCAACGGTTCGAAACATAGGGCGAGCACCTTTCGGTCACGGTCGTTTCGACCCGTTTCCTACCAGATGGGTGCAGGCACGTCAGGGCGGCACACGGGCCCCGCCGGACACATCCGCGCCATCGCCCGGGCGGCGTACCGGTCATCACGGCAGCGCGCCTCTTCGACGGGACGGCCCGTTGATCAGACGTGTCCGCCGGGTTGGTGACCACTGATGCGATGCGGGACCGGACAGAGCCATTGACACCGACCATCCGCTTCAGGGGGACGGTGCGCCGGCCACCACCGAACGTCAGAGGCCCTCGCACCGAAGCACCACACCCGCCACCCTGGCGAGACCCGCCCGACGATCCCCCGCATCCCCGCGCACGGAGGCGGAACGCCCACGCGGAATCCCAGGACACGCCCGGTCCGGCAGGCCGACACCGCCTCCGACACCGAAGCCAACCGCCGACCGCCGACCGCCGACCGCCGAGGAACATCGCCCCGATCGACTAGCTACCAGCGGTTCTGGACCGGTGGGCACGGCCGCCGAGACACTACAGGCCACGCTGGACGGATTGCCGCCGCCCGTGCCGAGCACGCCGCCAGTCATGCGCGGCGACTCAGTCGACCGCACCGCAATGGTTCTGCGCGAAGCCGGCCACGGCGGCGACCGCGGCCAGGGCGCCGCCGTGGCCTACCGGCTCAACGTCCCCGCAGAGGTCGACCATTGATGCTCCCGGAACGCGTATCGCGGACGTATCGGAAATCGCATACGCCACCGCAACGGTCTCCCGTCTTCAGTGGAGTCAGCCCAAGTGCATCAACGGTCAGTTCGTCCATCGGGAAAGGACTGTGATCATGGACTCGGATTCCGTATGCGGTGTCAACCGGCGGCGGCTGCTCGGGTGGGGCGGGATGGCGGCCGCCGGCGTGGTGGCAGGCGCGTCGCCGGTGGGGGCCCAGCCCGGCCACGCCGACCGGGCCCCGACCAACCAGATCCCGCCAGACACGCGGCCTGGCGGGGCGTACGACCGGTATGTGGCGAAGTTGGCCGCCGAGGGCAAGTTCTCCGGCGTGGTGCTGTTGTCGCACCGGGGCCGGACGGTGCTGTCCCGCAGCTACGGCATGGCCGACGAGGCGAAAGGGATCGCCAACCACGAGGGCGTCACGTTCAGCCTCAGTTCGGCCGGTAAGCCGTTCGGCGCGGTGGCCGTCTTGCAGTTGGCGCAGCAGGGCAAGGTGAAGCTGTCTGACACGGTGGGCGCCCATCTGAGGGGCTTTGCCAAGGAGATCGCCGAGCAGGTGACCATCCACCACGTGTTGTCCGGCACCTCCGG
This sequence is a window from Streptomyces sp. HUAS YS2. Protein-coding genes within it:
- a CDS encoding IS110 family transposase, whose product is MSDRKTEVWVGIDAGKGHHWGAAVDETGATLWSKKIENDEAAILAALGELLDLAEEVHWAVDISGTSSALLLALLAGHGQRAVYVPGRTVNRMAGAYRGEAKTDARDAYVIAETSRHRRDFAMIDVPAQLAADLALLTARRSDLMADRVRMINRLRDVLTGVFPALERAFDYSSHKGALVLLTGYQLPAAIRRRGRARLTAWLANRGVRGADAVAATALEAAQAQQTALPGEDVAAQIVADLAEQILTLDDRLKRIDKQIRETFRSHPQAEIIESMPGMGPILGAEFVVAAGDLAAYADAGHLASAAGLVPVPRDSGRRTGNLHRPKRYSRRLRRVFYMSAQTSIIREGPNRDFYLKKRGEGCKHVQAVIALARRRASVLWALLRDRRTFTSAPPVTQAA
- a CDS encoding DUF5670 family protein, translated to MVPLLLVLLLILLLFGFGFAVKVLWWIAVILLVLWLIGFVARPKGRTGRWYRWYRW
- a CDS encoding FMN-binding glutamate synthase family protein, coding for MVNVLFAGIPAVAALGTGLLAVLVSPWWWCAAGPALLLAAVALRDLLQRRHSILRNYPLLGHLRFAMEALRPEVQQYFVERNVDGAPFDRDTRSIVYERAKGTDAEDPFGTELQLDRPGTEFLVPSMAPRPVPTEPPRVRIGGPGCSKPYDMALLNVSAMSFGSLSDRAVRALNEGARRGGFAHDTGEGGISEHHLAPGGDLVWEIGTGYFGCRTEDGDFDRRRFAEKAALDQVACVLLKISQGAKPGIGGVLPGTKVGREIAAVRGVPQGRTVMSPPYHRVYRTPRELVRFLDRMRALAGGKPVGFKLCVGSRREFLAVCKAMLEEDVTPDFIVVDGAEGGTGAAPLEFADTVGLPLTEGLTTVHRALVGAGLRDRIRIGASGKVATGGDIVKRLIQGADYTNSARAMMFALGCIQAQRCHTNTCPVGVATQDRRRARALDVEDKAQRVQRFQAATVKSALQIMAAMGADDPGGLAPGLLLRRVGPDDVRAHDDLYEPLAPGQLLSSGSVPDSWAGDWKAAHPDRFTLR